Proteins from a single region of Flavobacterium sp. YJ01:
- a CDS encoding polyprenyl synthetase family protein, which translates to MHDISQYQDFFIDYLKKQNIHKEPINLYEPIEYILGLGGKRIRPVLTLMAAEVFNTDYTTALPAAMAVEVFHNFSLVHDDIMDDAPLRRGQVTVHEKWNLNTGILSGDAMLILAYQYFEQYEPNVFRNLAKLFSKTALEVCEGQQWDVDFETRKDVTIPEYLKMIEYKTAVLVAAAMKMGAIVAKTSEKEADLIYDFGLNLGLAFQLQDDYLDAFGDPETFGKQVGGDIIENKKTYLYLKALEFSSKEKASELEQLFTLQLENNIEKIETAKTIFNESGASKATQEAIEMYTFKAFETLEKMEINSEKKDVLRTFGENLMGRKV; encoded by the coding sequence ATGCACGATATTAGTCAGTACCAGGATTTTTTTATTGATTATTTAAAAAAGCAAAATATTCACAAAGAGCCTATAAACCTTTATGAGCCGATTGAATATATTTTAGGACTTGGCGGAAAACGCATTCGTCCGGTTTTGACTTTAATGGCTGCAGAAGTTTTTAATACTGATTACACTACTGCGCTTCCCGCGGCAATGGCTGTTGAAGTTTTCCATAATTTTTCTCTTGTTCATGATGATATAATGGATGATGCGCCTTTGAGAAGAGGTCAAGTAACGGTTCATGAAAAATGGAATCTAAACACCGGAATCCTTTCTGGCGATGCCATGTTGATCTTGGCGTATCAATATTTTGAACAATACGAACCAAATGTTTTTAGAAACCTAGCCAAATTATTCAGTAAAACAGCTCTTGAAGTTTGCGAAGGACAACAATGGGATGTTGATTTCGAAACTCGTAAAGATGTTACGATTCCGGAATATTTGAAAATGATTGAGTATAAAACAGCCGTTTTGGTTGCTGCTGCTATGAAAATGGGTGCAATTGTTGCCAAAACTTCTGAAAAAGAAGCTGATTTAATTTACGATTTCGGACTGAATTTAGGTTTAGCTTTCCAATTGCAAGACGATTATTTAGATGCTTTTGGAGATCCAGAAACTTTTGGAAAACAAGTTGGAGGCGATATTATAGAAAATAAAAAGACATATTTATATCTTAAAGCTTTAGAATTTTCTTCTAAAGAAAAAGCCTCAGAATTAGAGCAATTATTTACGCTTCAATTAGAAAATAATATCGAAAAAATAGAAACAGCTAAAACTATTTTTAATGAATCTGGTGCTTCAAAAGCAACGCAAGAAGCTATCGAAATGTACACTTTTAAAGCTTTTGAAACTTTAGAAAAAATGGAAATTAATTCTGAAAAGAAAGATGTTTTGAGAACTTTCGGAGAGAATTTAATGGGACGTAAGGTTTAG
- a CDS encoding 2-oxoglutarate dehydrogenase E1 component, whose amino-acid sequence MDRFSFLNAAHTEFFAQLYDQYLVNPDSVEPSWRSFFQGFDFGQTTYNDENPVQTIVEYVTSDNTDYSQVSEKLKKEFNVLKLIDGYRTRGHLFTKTNPVRDRRTSSPTLDIENFGLTTADLSTVFDAAQTIGLAPSSLQDIVNRLKAIYCQHIGIEYMYIRNPGVVKWIQDKLAVNVNQPNFSSEEKKTILNKLNEAVSFENFLHTKYVGQKRFSLEGGESIIPALDALIEQAAEKGVEQFVMGMAHRGRLNVLANIFNKSTQDIFGEFDGKDYDQEYFDGDVKYHLGLTADKKTRSGKSININLAPNPSHLETVGAVIEGITRAKQDKYYADDFSKVLPIAVHGDAAIAGQGILYEIIQMAQLDGYKTGGTIHIVINNQVGFTTNYLDARSSTYCTDVAKVTLSPVLHVNADDAEAVVHAVSFALDYRMQFGRDVFIDLLGYRKYGHNEGDEPRFTQPVLYKIIAKHKNPRDIYAEKLLSEGVIDASYVNGLEKQYKTALEENLEASRKKDLTIITPFMKNEWDGFVQVTDTQMLQKVDTTFAKEGLDSIINTISTLPEDKKFINKITKIVTDRKTGYDNNTVDWGTAEALAYGSLLTEGFDVRISGQDVERGTFSHRHAVVKVEDSEEEVILLDAIENKKGNFGVFNSLLSEYGVLGFDYGYALANPKALTIWEAQFGDFSNGAQIMIDQYISCGEDKWNNQNGIVLLLPHGYEGQGAEHSSARMERYLQLCARHNMYVADCTTPANFFHLLRRQMKTNFRKPLVVFSPKSLLRDPRCVSTVEEIASGSFQETIDDNTVDKKKVKTLVFVTGKFYYDIVAERENNGRNDVAVVRIEQLFPFPVEQIKEIIAQYPNADDYVWAQEEPKNMGAYSFMLMNFDLVKWRLASLKAYSAPASGSYTRAKRRHADAIRMVFDKNLFR is encoded by the coding sequence ATGGATAGGTTTTCATTTTTAAACGCAGCGCATACCGAGTTTTTTGCACAATTATACGATCAATATTTAGTAAACCCAGACAGCGTTGAGCCTAGCTGGAGAAGTTTCTTTCAAGGTTTTGACTTTGGACAAACAACTTATAACGACGAAAACCCTGTGCAAACGATCGTTGAGTACGTGACTAGCGACAATACAGATTACAGTCAAGTTTCAGAAAAACTAAAGAAAGAATTCAACGTTTTAAAATTAATTGACGGATACCGTACGCGCGGACATTTATTCACAAAAACAAATCCAGTTCGTGACCGTAGAACTTCATCTCCAACTTTGGACATTGAAAACTTCGGATTAACGACTGCTGATCTTTCTACAGTGTTTGATGCTGCTCAAACAATTGGACTGGCTCCTTCTTCTTTACAAGATATCGTAAATCGCCTTAAAGCTATTTACTGCCAGCACATCGGTATTGAATATATGTATATTAGAAATCCTGGCGTTGTAAAATGGATTCAAGATAAATTAGCTGTAAATGTTAATCAGCCAAATTTCTCTTCAGAAGAAAAGAAAACAATCTTAAATAAATTAAACGAAGCTGTATCTTTTGAGAATTTCCTTCATACTAAATATGTTGGACAAAAACGTTTCTCATTAGAAGGTGGAGAATCTATCATTCCAGCTTTAGATGCTTTAATCGAGCAAGCTGCAGAAAAAGGTGTTGAACAATTCGTAATGGGAATGGCTCACCGTGGTCGTTTGAACGTTTTAGCAAATATCTTTAACAAATCTACTCAAGATATCTTTGGTGAGTTTGACGGAAAAGATTACGATCAGGAATATTTTGACGGTGACGTAAAATACCACTTAGGTCTTACTGCCGACAAAAAAACAAGATCTGGAAAAAGCATCAACATCAATTTAGCACCAAACCCTTCTCACTTAGAAACGGTTGGAGCTGTAATTGAAGGTATCACAAGAGCAAAACAAGATAAATATTATGCTGACGATTTCTCTAAAGTATTGCCAATCGCGGTACACGGAGATGCTGCAATTGCAGGTCAAGGTATTTTATACGAAATTATTCAAATGGCGCAACTTGATGGTTACAAAACTGGAGGAACAATCCATATTGTAATCAACAATCAAGTCGGATTTACAACTAACTACTTAGACGCTCGTTCTTCTACTTATTGTACAGACGTTGCTAAAGTAACTTTATCTCCAGTATTACACGTAAATGCTGACGATGCTGAAGCTGTCGTACACGCTGTATCTTTTGCATTAGATTATAGAATGCAATTTGGACGTGACGTATTTATCGACTTATTAGGATATAGAAAATACGGTCACAACGAAGGTGATGAACCTCGTTTCACTCAACCAGTTTTATATAAAATTATTGCTAAACATAAAAACCCAAGAGACATCTATGCTGAGAAATTACTTTCTGAAGGCGTAATCGATGCATCTTATGTAAACGGTTTAGAAAAGCAATACAAAACTGCTTTAGAAGAAAACTTAGAAGCTTCTCGTAAAAAAGATTTGACAATCATTACTCCATTTATGAAAAACGAATGGGATGGATTTGTTCAAGTAACTGATACGCAAATGCTTCAAAAAGTGGATACTACTTTTGCTAAAGAAGGATTAGATTCTATTATCAATACAATCTCAACTTTACCAGAAGATAAAAAGTTTATCAATAAAATAACTAAAATTGTTACAGACAGAAAAACTGGTTACGATAACAATACTGTTGATTGGGGAACTGCAGAAGCTTTAGCTTACGGTTCGCTTTTAACAGAAGGATTTGATGTTCGTATTTCTGGTCAGGATGTTGAAAGAGGAACTTTCTCTCACCGTCATGCCGTTGTTAAAGTAGAAGATTCTGAAGAAGAAGTAATTCTATTAGATGCTATTGAAAACAAAAAAGGAAACTTTGGTGTATTCAACTCTTTATTATCAGAATATGGTGTTTTAGGTTTTGATTACGGATATGCATTAGCAAACCCAAAAGCCTTAACAATCTGGGAAGCACAATTTGGAGATTTCTCTAACGGAGCCCAAATCATGATTGACCAATATATTTCTTGTGGAGAAGATAAATGGAACAACCAAAACGGTATTGTTTTATTATTACCTCACGGATACGAAGGACAAGGTGCAGAACACTCTTCTGCAAGAATGGAGCGTTATTTACAACTTTGCGCAAGACATAATATGTATGTTGCAGACTGTACAACTCCAGCTAACTTCTTCCACTTGTTAAGAAGACAAATGAAAACGAATTTCCGTAAACCTTTGGTTGTTTTCTCTCCAAAAAGTTTATTGCGTGATCCAAGATGTGTATCTACAGTTGAAGAAATCGCAAGCGGAAGTTTCCAAGAAACAATTGATGACAATACAGTAGATAAAAAGAAAGTAAAAACACTAGTTTTTGTTACTGGTAAATTCTACTATGATATTGTTGCCGAAAGAGAAAATAACGGAAGAAATGACGTTGCAGTTGTTCGTATTGAGCAATTATTCCCTTTCCCAGTTGAGCAGATCAAAGAAATCATTGCACAATATCCAAATGCTGATGACTATGTTTGGGCGCAAGAAGAACCTAAAAACATGGGAGCTTACAGCTTTATGTTAATGAACTTTGACCTTGTAAAATGGAGATTGGCATCATTAAAAGCATATTCTGCTCCTGCATCAGGAAGTTACACACGTGCAAAACGTCGTCACGCAGATGCAATTAGAATGGTATTCGATAAAAACTTATTTAGATAA